The Juglans microcarpa x Juglans regia isolate MS1-56 chromosome 2S, Jm3101_v1.0, whole genome shotgun sequence genome has a window encoding:
- the LOC121251508 gene encoding pentatricopeptide repeat-containing protein At3g24000, mitochondrial-like, which yields MIKSFFRIEARGSKLMECDFIALRMRSPPPGFRFNFPNKLRTSSKSLLVSLRLNSSYCVALDVVESNPTSDSDYSDTRNSPSRFREQRKPRKAAIRNLPNAVLLGENIEKDVRSKAVDLDRMESLRSYSRVLRTCASEGSLNDGRAMHGQVIKKGIDPDSHLWVSLINAYAKCGSPTCARRVLEEMPERDVVSWTALIQGHVAEGYSGDGINLFCAMRREGVRPNEFTLATGLKACALCMDLNFGRQVHAEATKLGLVSDLFVGSALVDLYAKCGEMELADRVFFYMPEQNDVSWNALLNGYAMVGSGKEVLKLFSRMRESEMKFSKFTLSTVLKGCATSGNLREGQVVHSVAIKIGCKLDEILGCSLVDMYSKCGLACDALKVFKMIRDPDVVAWSAMIACLDQQGHSLEAVKLFLLMRCAGVPPNQFSFASLISAATDLGYLKYGESIHACIFKYGFENEISVSNTLITMYMKTGCPQSGARVFEEMTDHDLVSWNALLSGCHGFKTCDLGPRIFCQMLAEGFMPNMYTYISVLRACSSLWNLGFGRQVHAHIIKNSLDGIDFIGTALVDMYCKSKCLDDADVVFNRLINRDLFTWTAIITGHARTDKAEKAVKCINLMQQEGVRPNEYTLASCLGGCSHIAALETGQQLHSMAIKAGQVGDVFVSSAIVDMYAKCGCLEDAEAIFQGLVLRDVIAWNTMICGYSHHGYGHKALETFWTMLDEGTMPDAVTFLGVLSACSRMGLVEEGKKQFNSLSEGFGITPTVEHYACMVDILGRAGKFDEVERFIEKMELSPHALIWETVLGASKMHGNVEFGEKSAKRLFDLTPEVDSNYILLSNIFASKGRWDDVKNVRTLMSTRGVKKEPGCSWVEISGQVHIFVSQDSSHPKIRDIHLKLEDLTQKLTSAGYAPKMEHVLHNVTDKEKKEHLNHHSERLALGFALISTKPAKKIRIFKNLRICEDCHDVMKFISDITNREIVVRDINRFHHFKDGTCSCQDYW from the coding sequence ATGATAAAAAGCTTTTTCAGAATCGAAGCTAGGGGATCAAAGTTGATGGAATGCGACTTTATCGCCCTAAGGATGCGTAGCCCACCGCCTGGTTTTCGatttaattttccaaataagctTCGTACCAGTTCGAAGTCACTGCTGGTTTCTTTACGATTAAATTCTTCGTATTGTGTTGCTTTAGATGTTGTAGAATCAAACCCCACCAGTGACTCGGATTACTCCGATACCCGAAACTCGCCGAGTCGGTTTCGTGAACAGAGAAAACCCAGAAAAGCAGCTATTCGTAATTTGCCTAATGCGGTGTTGTTGGGGGAGAATATTGAAAAGGATGTAAGAAGTAAAGCAGTGGATTTGGATAGAATGGAGAGCTTAAGAAGTTATTCTAGGGTGCTGCGTACTTGTGCTTCGGAAGGGTCTTTGAATGACGGAAGGGCTATGCATGGGCAGGTGATCAAGAAAGGTATAGACCCGGATTCTCATCTGTGGGTTTCATTAATTAATGCATATGCTAAATGTGGGAGTCCCACGTGTGCTCGCCGGGTGCTTGAGGAGATGCCTGAACGGGATGTTGTGTCTTGGACTGCATTGATACAAGGGCATGTGGCTGAAGGATATAGCGGTGATGGTATCAATTTATTTTGCGCGATGAGAAGGGAAGGTGTGAGGCCCAATGAGTTTACATTGGCTACTGGGTTGAAAGCTTGTGCTCTCTGCATGGATTTAAATTTTGGTAGACAGGTGCATGCAGAAGCAACCAAACTCGGGTTAGTCTCGGATTTATTTGTTGGGTCTGCTCTTGTTGACCTTTATGCGAAGTGTGGTGAGATGGAACTTGCGGATAGAGTGTTCTTTTACATGCCTGAGCAGAATGATGTCTCGTGGAATGCCTTGCTTAATGGCTATGCTATGGTGGGTAGTGGGAAAGAAGTATTGAAACTGTTTTCTAGAATGAGAGAATCAGAAATGAAGTTCAGCAAGTTCACCTTGTCCACTGTCCTCAAGGGTTGTGCTACCTCAGGGAACTTGAGAGAAGGCCAGGTGGTGCATTCTGTGGCAATCAAAATCGGGTGCAAACTAGATGAAATTTTGGGATGTAGTCTTGTGGATATGTATTCTAAGTGTGGGCTGGCATGTGACGCactaaaagtatttaaaatgaTCAGAGATCCTGATGTAGTAGCCTGGAGTGCAATGATCGCTTGCCTTGATCAGCAAGGTCATAGCCTAGAAGCAGTTAAGCTATTTTTGTTGATGAGATGTGCAGGTGTACCACCAAATCAATTTAGCTTTGCAAGTCTTATTAGTGCCGCCACTGATTTGGGATACCTGAAGTATGGTGAGAGCATCCATGCTTGTATATTCAAGTATGGGTTCGAAAATGAAATCTCAGTTAGCAATACCTTAATTACAATGTACATGAAAACTGGATGTCCACAAAGTGGGGCACGGGTGTTTGAGGAAATGACAGATCATGATTTGGTTTCATGGAATGCCCTTTTATCGGGTTGCCATGGCTTCAAAACCTGTGATCTGGGACCAAGAATCTTCTGTCAGATGCTTGCAGAAGGTTTCATGCCGAACATGTACACATATATAAGTGTTTTAAGGGCCTGCTCTAGCCTCTGGAATCTAGGCTTTGGGAGGCAAGTACATGCACATATCATTAAAAACAGTCTTGATGGTATTGATTTTATTGGGACAGCTCTTGTTGACATGTATTGCAAAAGCAAGTGCTTGGATGATGCAGATGTAGTTTTCAATAGATTGATTAATCGAGACCTCTTTACTTGGACTGCCATCATCACTGGTCATGCACGAACTGATAAAGCAGAGAAGGCTGTTAAATGCATCAATTTGATGCAACAAGAAGGTGTAAGGCCCAATGAGTATACTCTTGCTAGCTGTTTAGGTGGTTGCTCCCATATAGCTGCACTGGAAACTGGGCAGCAGCTTCATTCTATGGCAATTAAGGCTGGGCAAGTTGGAGATGTGTTTGTTTCCAGTGCAATTGTTGATATGTATGCAAAATGTGGGTGCTTAGAAGATGCTGAGGCGATATTTCAGGGTTTGGTTTTACGGGATGTTATAGCATGGAATACAATGATATGTGGATACTCACATCATGGATATGGACATAAAGCTCTTGAAACCTTTTGGACAATGTTGGATGAAGGCACCATGCCCGATGCGGTTACCTTTTTAGGGGTTCTTTCTGCATGTAGTCGCATGGGTTTAGTTGAAGAAGGGAAAAAACAGTTCAACTCATTGAGCGAAGGTTTTGGTATTACTCCTACAGTTGAGCATTATGCTTGTATGGTGGATATTCTTGGTCGGGCTGGAAAATTTGACGAGGTCGAACGCTTTATCGAGAAGATGGAGCTATCACCACATGCCTTGATTTGGGAAACTGTTCTTGGGGCTTCTAAAATGCATGGAAATGTGGAATTTGGGGAAAAATCTGCAAAGAGACTTTTTGACCTTACACCTGAGGTTGATTCTAATTACATATTGCTATCTAACATTTTTGCATCCAAAGGTAGGTGGGATGATGTTAAAAACGTCAGGACATTAATGTCCACTCGGGGTGTTAAGAAGGAACCAGGATGTAGCTGGGTAGAGATCAGTGGTCAAGTCCATATTTTCGTATCTCAAGATAGTTCACATCCAAAAATTAGGGATATTCATTTAAAACTAGAGGATCTCACCCAAAAACTAACCTCAGCTGGTTATGCCCCAAAAATGGAACACGTACTTCATAATGTCACTGACAAAGAGAAAAAGGAGCATCTGAATCATCATAGTGAAAGGTTGGCTCTTGGTTTTGCCCTTATAAGCACCAAACCTGCAAAGAAAATTAGGATTTTCAAAAACCTACGCATCTGTGAGGATTGCCATGATGTTATGAAGTTCATCTCAGACATCACAAATCGGGAAATAGTTGTTCGTGACATTAATCGATTCCACCACTTTAAGGATGGCACATGCTCCTGTCAGGATTATTGGTAA